One part of the Methylobacterium mesophilicum SR1.6/6 genome encodes these proteins:
- a CDS encoding LacI family DNA-binding transcriptional regulator, with the protein MLDFPGESLEAPARSPVARDVARRAGVSTATVSRVLNGSAGVRADKREAVMRAARDLGFVANGAARALSTRRFMAVGAVVPNIENEAFVRVLSSFQDRLRQAGYTLVAANAGYDLEDELREATFLLERGIDGLMLVGDIHHPDLHARIAGAGIPMVQTFSLSRERPCVGFDNAASAARAANYLMDLGHRRIGVISGLRKDNDRGGARVTGIALALAARGLRLVPEHDIEISYGIGGGRDGFRQMLAGGPPPTAIICGTDQIAFGAMIEARARGLSVPGDLSVIGHNDSDFAPFLDPPLTTIRIHSAEIGHAAGDHLVARIQGRPVVRLTEIDAELILRASTAPPRREAA; encoded by the coding sequence GTGCTGGACTTCCCGGGTGAAAGTCTCGAAGCGCCCGCGCGCAGCCCGGTGGCGCGGGACGTCGCCCGCCGCGCCGGGGTCTCGACGGCCACGGTCTCCCGCGTGCTCAACGGGTCGGCGGGCGTCCGGGCCGACAAGCGTGAGGCCGTGATGCGCGCCGCCCGGGATCTCGGCTTCGTCGCCAACGGAGCCGCCCGGGCGCTCTCAACCCGCCGGTTCATGGCGGTGGGCGCGGTGGTGCCCAACATCGAGAACGAGGCCTTCGTCCGCGTCCTGTCGAGCTTCCAGGATCGGCTGCGGCAGGCGGGCTACACCCTTGTCGCGGCCAATGCCGGCTACGACCTCGAGGACGAGCTCCGGGAGGCGACCTTCCTGCTGGAGCGGGGCATCGACGGACTGATGCTGGTCGGCGACATCCACCATCCGGATCTCCACGCCCGGATTGCCGGCGCCGGGATCCCCATGGTGCAGACCTTCAGCCTGTCCCGGGAGCGCCCCTGTGTCGGGTTCGACAACGCCGCTTCGGCGGCCCGGGCGGCCAATTACCTGATGGATCTCGGGCACCGCCGGATCGGCGTGATCTCCGGCCTGCGCAAGGACAACGACCGCGGCGGCGCCCGGGTGACGGGCATCGCCCTGGCGCTGGCCGCCCGCGGGCTGCGCCTCGTCCCCGAGCACGACATCGAGATTTCCTACGGCATCGGCGGCGGTCGCGACGGCTTCCGTCAGATGCTGGCGGGCGGTCCGCCACCGACGGCGATCATCTGCGGCACCGACCAGATCGCCTTCGGCGCCATGATCGAGGCGCGCGCCCGCGGCCTGTCCGTCCCCGGCGACCTGTCGGTGATCGGCCACAACGATTCCGACTTCGCCCCCTTCCTCGACCCGCCTCTGACGACGATCCGCATCCACTCCGCCGAGATCGGCCACGCCGCGGGCGATCATCTGGTCGCGCGTATCCAGGGGAGGCCGGTGGTGCGCCTCACCGAAATCGACGCCGAACTGATCCTGCGCGCGAGCACGGCGCCGCCCCGGCGCGAGGCCGCATGA
- a CDS encoding sensor histidine kinase: MDAGLVLPREDEAELRLSTLESENMRLRTLLAQATAQADRERQRSRRLGRIVEAASRIEAGRLAAERAEAFAPPRRQDGVHLVRGAANDYLELLDRDGRLITASADGPALFGAADDAEVIGRPWIDIWTRPEDRAAVADALVRARMGGTSRFQAQLETGGAVRWWDVAVTPISATPGCAERILAVSRDITELKLTEARQTLLMQELAHRMKNTLALVQAVAAQTMRNAPSLEAAGEALAARLLALAQAHDVLLQGSFAHASLTALVAGAVSLHGDGVADRFQVAGPELTLGPRHGMTLALMLHELGTNAAKYGALSVAAGHVGITWDVVDAADGPALRFRWEESGGPPVRPPTHTGFGTRLIARSLAHGFGGTAHLTYPPSGAVLTFEAPLGAVTAG; this comes from the coding sequence ATGGATGCGGGCCTCGTGTTGCCGCGAGAGGACGAAGCGGAGCTTCGCCTCAGCACGCTGGAATCGGAGAACATGCGCCTGCGCACGTTGCTGGCGCAGGCCACCGCGCAGGCCGACCGGGAGCGGCAGCGCAGCCGGCGGCTCGGCCGCATCGTCGAGGCTGCGAGCCGGATCGAGGCGGGTCGCCTCGCGGCCGAGCGAGCCGAGGCCTTCGCGCCGCCACGGCGGCAGGACGGCGTCCATCTCGTCCGCGGCGCCGCCAACGACTACCTGGAGCTCCTCGATCGCGACGGGCGCCTGATCACCGCCAGCGCCGATGGGCCGGCCCTGTTCGGCGCCGCGGACGACGCGGAGGTGATCGGCCGCCCGTGGATCGATATCTGGACGCGCCCGGAGGACCGGGCGGCGGTCGCCGACGCCCTGGTCAGGGCCCGCATGGGCGGGACGAGCCGCTTCCAGGCACAGCTGGAGACCGGTGGCGCCGTCCGCTGGTGGGATGTGGCGGTGACTCCGATCAGCGCGACGCCCGGATGCGCGGAGCGGATCCTCGCGGTCTCGCGCGACATCACCGAGCTGAAGCTGACCGAGGCCCGGCAGACCCTGCTCATGCAGGAACTCGCCCATCGGATGAAGAACACCCTGGCCCTGGTCCAGGCGGTCGCGGCGCAGACCATGCGCAACGCCCCCTCGCTGGAAGCGGCCGGCGAGGCCCTGGCGGCGCGGCTCCTCGCCCTGGCCCAGGCCCACGACGTGCTTCTCCAGGGCTCCTTCGCCCACGCCTCCCTCACGGCCCTCGTGGCCGGGGCGGTTTCCCTTCACGGGGACGGTGTGGCGGACAGGTTTCAGGTCGCCGGCCCGGAACTCACCCTCGGCCCACGGCACGGCATGACGCTGGCGCTCATGCTGCACGAGCTGGGCACGAACGCCGCCAAGTACGGGGCGCTCTCGGTCGCCGCCGGCCACGTCGGCATCACCTGGGACGTGGTGGATGCGGCGGACGGTCCGGCGCTCCGGTTCCGCTGGGAAGAGAGCGGGGGGCCGCCGGTGAGGCCGCCGACCCATACCGGATTCGGCACCCGGCTGATCGCGCGCAGCCTTGCCCACGGCTTCGGCGGGACCGCGCACCTGACCTATCCGCCGTCCGGCGCGGTGCTGACCTTCGAGGCGCCCCTCGGTGCCGTGACGGCGGGCTGA
- a CDS encoding aspartate/glutamate racemase family protein, producing MAPRIVLLHATPVAMAPIQAAFAERWPEAETVNLLDDGLSADRAKEPGEISEGMIERFVRFGRYGHDMGADGILITCSAFGPAIDRLIETVPVPVLKPNEAMFRAAIAQGERIGMLATFGPSIGTMTDEFEEFVGQSDRRASLRTILVDDAMARLRAGDAETHNRLIAERAPELADCHAIMLAHFSTSRAAEAVRKAVTVPVLTAPHAAVDRMRAMIETGRSA from the coding sequence ATGGCTCCTCGCATCGTTCTCCTGCACGCGACTCCGGTCGCCATGGCACCGATTCAGGCCGCGTTCGCGGAGCGGTGGCCCGAGGCCGAAACGGTCAATCTCCTCGACGACGGCTTGTCGGCGGACCGGGCGAAGGAGCCCGGCGAGATCTCGGAGGGCATGATCGAGCGCTTCGTGCGGTTCGGCCGCTACGGCCACGACATGGGCGCCGACGGCATCCTGATCACGTGCTCGGCCTTCGGCCCGGCCATCGACCGGCTGATCGAGACGGTGCCGGTCCCGGTGCTGAAGCCCAACGAGGCCATGTTCCGCGCGGCGATTGCGCAGGGCGAGCGCATCGGCATGCTCGCGACCTTCGGACCCTCCATCGGCACGATGACCGACGAGTTCGAGGAGTTCGTGGGGCAGTCCGACCGGCGGGCGAGCCTGCGCACGATCCTGGTGGACGACGCCATGGCGCGCCTGCGGGCCGGCGATGCCGAGACCCACAACAGGCTGATTGCCGAGCGGGCGCCGGAGCTGGCCGATTGCCACGCGATCATGCTGGCGCATTTTTCCACGTCCCGGGCGGCCGAGGCGGTGCGGAAGGCCGTGACCGTCCCGGTCCTCACGGCGCCCCACGCGGCCGTCGACCGGATGCGCGCGATGATCGAGACCGGCAGGAGCGCCTGA
- a CDS encoding NAD-dependent epimerase/dehydratase family protein — protein sequence MSAETVPPKPVLLTGASGALGRVLARALGAQGWTLRLTDRVAFPDPLPEGARFQIADLEDGPAILRLAEGCGTILHLGGISVEHPFETVIGPNIRGLYHAYEAARREGARMIFASSNHAIGFHERSEVLDDDCALAPDGYYGLSKAYGELMGGLYRDKHGVESVFLRIGSCFPEPTDARMLATWLSYADLTRLITRATLAPSLGPKGTVVIWGASNNSRMSWWRNDGRDVIGWAPQDRADSYAPALEGKTSGNPVVERYQGGGFTGIDYSRAESGKS from the coding sequence ATGAGCGCCGAGACAGTCCCACCCAAACCTGTCCTCCTGACCGGGGCGTCGGGCGCCCTCGGGCGCGTGCTGGCCCGCGCGCTCGGCGCGCAGGGCTGGACGCTCCGGCTCACGGACCGGGTCGCCTTCCCCGATCCCCTGCCCGAGGGGGCGCGGTTCCAGATCGCCGATCTGGAGGACGGGCCGGCGATCCTGCGGCTGGCGGAGGGCTGCGGCACGATCCTCCACCTCGGCGGGATCTCGGTGGAGCATCCGTTCGAGACCGTGATCGGCCCCAACATCCGCGGGCTCTACCACGCCTACGAGGCGGCTCGCCGCGAGGGCGCGCGGATGATCTTCGCCTCCTCGAACCACGCCATCGGGTTCCACGAGCGGTCCGAGGTGCTGGACGACGACTGCGCCCTGGCGCCGGACGGCTATTACGGCCTGTCCAAGGCCTATGGCGAGCTGATGGGCGGCCTCTACCGCGACAAGCACGGGGTCGAGAGCGTGTTCCTGCGCATCGGCTCCTGCTTCCCGGAGCCCACCGACGCGCGGATGCTGGCGACCTGGCTGTCCTACGCCGACCTGACCCGGCTGATCACGCGCGCCACGCTGGCGCCGAGTCTCGGGCCGAAGGGCACGGTGGTGATCTGGGGGGCGTCCAACAACAGCCGCATGTCGTGGTGGAGGAATGACGGGCGCGACGTGATCGGCTGGGCGCCACAGGACAGGGCGGATTCCTACGCGCCGGCCCTGGAGGGCAAGACCAGCGGCAACCCGGTTGTGGAGCGCTATCAGGGCGGCGGATTCACAGGGATCGATTATTCGCGGGCGGAGTCCGGCAAATCCTGA
- a CDS encoding ABC1 kinase family protein, whose amino-acid sequence MLKTAFVAARDRQRLSEIATILIGFGVTRVVDRLGLRYLPLLPRRQPRVDVTRLSEPERLRRAIEALGPTFIKFGQVLASRPDLLSPAWTEELQKLHSQVVPVSWEQIGPQLEQDLGASPQEVFAEFDISPIASASIAQVYRARLHTGEDVIVKVLRPNLRKIIEADLRLMAHGARIVENEWPDMARYQPREQMRHLAEGLNGELDLLNEARNCELLAQIFEDRDDIVFPKIHWEYCSERVLVQDFIHGIPPNDEAALRAAGVDKKLLAQKGTDAFLQMALIEGVFHADPHPGNMLALPGNRIGFIDFGIIGRLSQRRRSQLLVLIGAMLKQDADGLMAVLLDWTGTSNPDLTRLQVSAQSFVESHSSIPLNLGLVLTDFMNMARENDLAMPTDLAILFKGLVTADGVMRHLDPNFDLFAAAGPTVRASMQTQFSLSALKQKAEALGVGLYGAASELPTLIHLMLVRLKQGRVTVEIEVKGLDKVTRGIERAAARVAVALVVAAFATQLAPRLIDLGTPVFVSIGLIIFVLGIGWLVLLMRNK is encoded by the coding sequence ATGCTGAAGACAGCCTTCGTTGCCGCCCGCGACCGTCAGCGGCTGTCCGAGATCGCGACCATCCTGATCGGCTTCGGCGTCACCCGCGTGGTGGACCGCCTGGGCCTGCGCTACCTGCCCCTGCTGCCGCGCCGCCAGCCCCGGGTCGACGTCACCCGCCTGTCCGAGCCCGAGCGGCTGCGCCGGGCGATCGAGGCGCTGGGGCCGACCTTCATCAAGTTCGGGCAGGTGCTGGCGAGCCGGCCGGACCTGCTTTCCCCAGCCTGGACCGAGGAGCTACAGAAGCTCCACAGCCAGGTCGTGCCGGTGTCGTGGGAGCAGATCGGGCCGCAGCTGGAGCAGGATCTCGGCGCCTCGCCGCAGGAGGTCTTCGCCGAGTTCGACATCAGCCCCATCGCCTCGGCCTCCATCGCCCAGGTGTACCGGGCGCGCCTGCACACGGGCGAGGACGTCATCGTCAAGGTGCTGCGGCCGAACCTGCGCAAGATCATCGAGGCGGACCTGCGCCTCATGGCGCACGGCGCCCGCATCGTCGAGAACGAGTGGCCCGACATGGCCCGCTACCAGCCGCGGGAGCAGATGCGCCACCTCGCGGAGGGCCTGAACGGCGAGCTCGATTTGCTCAACGAGGCCCGGAATTGCGAGCTGCTCGCCCAGATCTTCGAGGACCGTGACGACATCGTCTTCCCGAAGATCCACTGGGAATACTGCTCCGAGCGGGTGCTGGTGCAGGACTTCATCCACGGCATCCCGCCCAACGACGAGGCGGCGCTCCGCGCGGCCGGCGTCGACAAGAAGCTCCTGGCCCAGAAGGGCACCGACGCCTTCCTGCAGATGGCGCTGATCGAGGGCGTGTTCCACGCCGATCCGCACCCCGGCAACATGCTGGCGCTGCCCGGCAATCGCATCGGCTTCATCGATTTCGGCATCATCGGCCGCCTGTCGCAGCGGCGGCGCTCACAGCTCCTCGTGCTGATCGGCGCCATGCTGAAGCAGGACGCGGACGGCCTGATGGCCGTGCTCCTCGACTGGACCGGCACCAGCAACCCGGACCTGACCCGGCTCCAGGTCTCGGCCCAATCCTTCGTGGAGAGCCACTCGTCGATCCCGCTGAACCTCGGGCTGGTGCTCACCGACTTCATGAACATGGCCCGCGAGAACGATCTCGCCATGCCCACGGACCTCGCCATCCTGTTCAAGGGCCTGGTGACCGCCGACGGCGTGATGCGTCACCTCGACCCGAATTTCGATCTGTTCGCCGCCGCCGGCCCCACGGTGCGGGCCAGCATGCAGACGCAGTTCTCGCTTTCCGCCCTCAAGCAGAAGGCCGAGGCGCTGGGAGTCGGCCTCTACGGCGCCGCCTCGGAGCTGCCGACGCTGATCCACCTGATGCTGGTGCGGCTGAAGCAGGGTCGCGTCACCGTCGAGATCGAGGTGAAGGGGCTCGACAAGGTCACCCGCGGCATCGAGCGCGCCGCCGCGCGGGTGGCGGTGGCGCTGGTTGTGGCGGCATTCGCGACCCAGCTCGCGCCCCGGCTCATCGATCTCGGCACCCCCGTCTTCGTCTCGATCGGTTTGATTATCTTCGTGCTCGGGATCGGCTGGCTCGTGCTGCTGATGCGAAACAAGTAA
- a CDS encoding Hpt domain-containing protein has protein sequence MSQSLVNQEALDELTAVIGTEKLVRILDRFVLSLATAFDGADRAAADYGREAHTLVSMSGMLGCAAFSMACRGLEQAVKAGDDVTAPLVDLRTLRDRTLAAMQDLRAEVGALV, from the coding sequence GTGTCACAGTCCCTCGTGAATCAGGAGGCGCTCGACGAGTTGACGGCCGTGATCGGCACGGAGAAGCTTGTCCGCATTCTCGATCGCTTCGTCCTCAGTCTCGCCACGGCTTTCGACGGTGCCGACCGCGCGGCAGCCGATTACGGACGCGAGGCGCACACCCTCGTGTCGATGTCGGGCATGCTCGGCTGCGCGGCATTCTCGATGGCCTGCCGCGGCCTTGAGCAGGCCGTCAAGGCGGGCGACGACGTGACGGCTCCGCTGGTCGACCTCAGGACGCTTCGCGACAGGACGCTCGCAGCCATGCAGGATCTGAGGGCTGAAGTGGGCGCGCTGGTCTGA
- a CDS encoding lactonase family protein: MPDTAHAPLGLAFVGCFTTERRRARGRGIDIYRVGGGLESWSHLGRVEGLTNPSFLVTDPGRAVLYTVQGDGAEASAFAADASGALRALGGADTGGTNSVHQALDPDGRFLIVANYASGSVALMPVRAYGGLEPASHVLPLPGETGPHRTEQACAHPHHVVLSPDGRHALVPDKGLDRVFVLRREGEQLAIVSETAMRPGAGPRHIAFHPSRPLAFLVNELDSSLATCRWDPASGTLTPLHLAPTLPPDYFGASTAAAIVITRDGRFVYASNRGQDGIARFRVDIAGRLDPAGWTQAGGRDPRFMVLAPDGEHLLVANEQGDSLVEFAIDPTSGDLTRTGSRPSLSPCTIAFL; this comes from the coding sequence ATGCCCGACACCGCGCACGCGCCCCTCGGCCTCGCCTTCGTCGGCTGCTTCACCACCGAGCGGCGCAGGGCCCGCGGCCGGGGGATCGACATCTACCGGGTCGGCGGCGGCCTCGAGTCGTGGTCGCATCTCGGGCGGGTCGAGGGGCTGACCAACCCGTCCTTCCTGGTCACCGACCCGGGGCGCGCCGTGCTCTACACCGTCCAGGGCGACGGCGCGGAAGCGAGCGCCTTCGCGGCCGACGCGAGCGGTGCCCTGCGCGCCCTCGGCGGCGCGGATACCGGCGGCACCAACAGCGTGCATCAGGCGCTCGATCCGGACGGACGGTTCCTGATCGTCGCCAACTACGCCAGCGGCTCGGTCGCCCTGATGCCGGTCCGCGCCTATGGCGGGCTGGAACCGGCCAGCCACGTCCTGCCGCTCCCGGGGGAGACCGGCCCGCACCGAACCGAGCAGGCCTGCGCCCACCCGCACCACGTGGTCCTGTCGCCGGACGGCCGCCACGCGCTCGTGCCCGACAAGGGGCTGGACCGCGTCTTCGTGCTGCGACGGGAGGGGGAGCAGCTCGCCATCGTCTCGGAGACCGCGATGCGCCCCGGCGCCGGGCCGCGCCACATCGCGTTCCATCCGAGCCGCCCCCTCGCCTTCCTGGTCAACGAGCTGGACTCGAGCCTCGCCACCTGCCGCTGGGACCCGGCGTCCGGAACGCTGACGCCCCTGCATCTCGCCCCGACCCTGCCGCCGGACTACTTCGGCGCCAGCACCGCGGCGGCCATCGTGATCACGCGCGACGGACGGTTCGTCTACGCGTCGAACCGCGGCCAGGACGGGATCGCGCGGTTCCGGGTGGACATCGCCGGACGGCTCGATCCGGCCGGCTGGACGCAGGCGGGCGGCCGCGACCCGCGCTTCATGGTTCTGGCGCCGGACGGGGAACACCTCCTCGTCGCCAACGAGCAGGGCGACAGCCTCGTGGAATTCGCCATCGATCCCACGAGCGGGGACCTCACCCGGACGGGCTCACGTCCGAGCCTCAGCCCCTGCACCATCGCGTTCCTGTAG
- a CDS encoding alpha-hydroxy acid oxidase produces MATLDQTASGLGAPERAAPTVGGADATAAGIAAPQAIVTSLKRSDAVTPYRFRDLLALDDFERHARRLLPPMIFQYVSGGVETGSALAHSRGAYADYALVPRLMRDTSARDTATTLFGQTYAAPFGIGPLGGAAFIAYRGDLVLAEAARRMNVPMCLSASSLIKLEDVHAQNPQAWFQGYLPGDQNRIDRLLDRVAATGYRTFVVTADTPTLGNREHNIRSGFSMPIKVTPKVAWQSATHPRWLIGTVARTFLKHGAPHFENTEAERGPPMMSQGAVRNTIARDQLSWKNLEAIRKRWSGNLLVKGLLAPEDVEIARECGADGVILSTHGGRQLDYAVAPLDVLPEIAARKGGLKVIVDSGIRRGTDVMKALALGADFVLLGRPFMFAAALGGVAGVEHAMRILKEELNRDMALIGVNRLSELNPDFLRRVPRRG; encoded by the coding sequence ATGGCGACGCTCGACCAGACGGCCTCCGGGCTGGGCGCACCCGAGCGCGCGGCGCCGACCGTCGGCGGGGCCGACGCGACGGCGGCGGGCATCGCCGCGCCGCAGGCGATCGTCACCAGCCTGAAGCGCAGCGACGCGGTCACGCCCTACCGGTTCCGCGACCTGCTGGCGCTGGACGATTTCGAGCGCCACGCGCGCAGGCTCCTGCCGCCGATGATCTTCCAGTACGTGTCGGGCGGGGTGGAGACCGGTTCGGCCCTGGCGCACAGCCGCGGCGCCTATGCCGACTATGCCCTGGTGCCGCGGCTGATGCGGGACACCTCGGCGCGGGACACCGCCACCACGCTGTTCGGCCAGACCTACGCGGCGCCCTTCGGCATCGGGCCGCTCGGCGGGGCCGCCTTCATCGCCTACCGGGGCGACCTCGTGCTGGCCGAGGCGGCGCGGCGCATGAACGTCCCGATGTGTCTCAGCGCCTCCTCGCTGATCAAGCTGGAGGACGTGCACGCCCAGAACCCGCAGGCGTGGTTCCAGGGCTACCTGCCGGGCGACCAGAACCGGATCGACCGCCTGCTCGACCGGGTCGCGGCTACGGGCTACCGCACCTTCGTGGTCACCGCGGACACGCCGACGCTGGGCAACCGGGAGCACAACATCCGCAGCGGCTTCTCAATGCCGATCAAGGTGACGCCCAAGGTGGCGTGGCAGAGCGCGACGCATCCGCGCTGGCTCATCGGCACCGTGGCCCGGACCTTCCTGAAGCACGGCGCGCCGCATTTCGAGAACACCGAGGCCGAGCGCGGGCCGCCGATGATGTCCCAGGGCGCGGTGCGCAACACCATCGCCCGCGACCAGCTCTCCTGGAAGAACCTGGAGGCGATCCGGAAGCGGTGGTCCGGCAATCTCCTGGTGAAGGGGCTGCTCGCGCCGGAGGATGTCGAGATCGCCCGCGAATGCGGCGCGGACGGCGTGATCCTCTCGACCCATGGCGGGCGCCAGCTCGACTATGCCGTCGCGCCCCTCGACGTGCTCCCGGAGATCGCCGCCCGGAAGGGCGGCCTGAAGGTCATCGTCGACAGCGGCATCCGCCGGGGCACCGACGTGATGAAGGCCCTGGCGCTCGGCGCCGACTTCGTCCTGCTCGGTCGCCCCTTCATGTTCGCCGCCGCGCTGGGCGGCGTGGCGGGCGTCGAGCACGCGATGCGGATCCTCAAGGAGGAACTCAACCGCGACATGGCGCTGATCGGCGTGAACCGCCTGTCGGAGCTCAACCCCGACTTCCTGCGCCGCGTCCCGCGGCGGGGCTGA
- a CDS encoding molybdate ABC transporter substrate-binding protein: MADEQTTTRLKCALVVRGAFDAHVIPAFEASGGRTTIHWAPTTVIMKALEEGETADAVLVLSDAMDRLIAQGRVEPETRVDAVRSRYGIAVKAGAPHPDIATVEALKRTLTEARSVAYSRTGASGIYFAGLLPRLDLAEAVNARATIIPQGFTAEKLVSGEADLAVQQISELMVVPGIEVVGPFPEPVQEVTTFSAAILRGATDRAGAARFLAGLTTVQAAEAYRASGLEPAF; the protein is encoded by the coding sequence ATGGCAGACGAGCAGACCACGACCCGGCTGAAATGCGCCCTCGTGGTGCGCGGCGCCTTCGACGCGCATGTCATCCCGGCCTTCGAGGCTTCGGGTGGCCGGACAACGATTCACTGGGCGCCGACCACCGTCATCATGAAGGCGCTCGAGGAGGGCGAGACCGCCGACGCGGTTCTGGTCCTGTCGGATGCCATGGACCGGCTGATCGCGCAGGGTCGCGTCGAGCCGGAGACCCGGGTCGACGCCGTGCGCTCCCGGTACGGCATCGCCGTGAAGGCCGGGGCGCCGCATCCGGACATCGCCACCGTCGAGGCGCTGAAGCGTACCCTCACGGAGGCGCGCTCGGTGGCCTACTCGCGCACCGGCGCAAGCGGGATCTATTTCGCCGGCCTGCTGCCGCGGCTCGACCTGGCCGAGGCGGTCAACGCCCGCGCGACCATCATCCCGCAGGGCTTCACCGCCGAGAAGCTCGTCTCCGGCGAGGCCGACCTCGCCGTGCAGCAGATCAGCGAGCTGATGGTGGTGCCGGGCATCGAGGTGGTCGGGCCGTTCCCCGAGCCGGTGCAGGAGGTGACGACCTTCTCGGCCGCGATCCTGCGCGGCGCGACCGATCGGGCCGGCGCAGCCCGTTTCCTGGCCGGTCTGACGACCGTTCAGGCCGCGGAGGCGTATCGGGCGAGCGGGCTGGAGCCGGCTTTCTGA
- a CDS encoding MFS transporter — protein sequence MFAKRYRFLIAFLLFIAGIINYMDRAALGVAAPFVKQDLNLSPSELGVIFSTFFFGYAIFAFVGGQLADRYGPRSVYSWAAASWSILCMLTGAVTGFAQMFIVRALFGFAEGPMNSTTNRTITTWFPREETARTIGFTFSGQTVGSAIAAPVVGLLAIQYGWRVAFVAIGAAGLLWVVAWRLLMTDRPQDNPRVDPEEIALVERSRAVTHLAPSDHARSLKEYLFLPSTLSLGLGMFAVNYTLYIFLSWLPSYLTDALHMPVKEMALVASIPWACGFVGYVGGGVIADFVYTRMGDKLAARKITTIVPLAIAGVALIAVNAATSTAMAVSLIALAVLMLTSSVQSCWATIHELVPEARVGGVSGFIHLLSNISGIIGPTATGLAVQYLGGYASAFVIAALIAAAGVVAMAIFVRRPPNPVEAGPLAAVKPV from the coding sequence ATGTTCGCCAAGCGCTACAGGTTCCTGATCGCGTTCCTGCTGTTCATAGCCGGGATCATCAACTACATGGACCGCGCCGCGCTCGGCGTCGCGGCGCCGTTCGTCAAGCAGGACCTCAACCTCTCGCCCTCGGAACTGGGGGTGATCTTCTCGACCTTCTTCTTCGGCTACGCGATCTTCGCCTTCGTGGGCGGGCAGCTCGCCGACCGCTACGGGCCGCGCAGCGTCTACAGCTGGGCCGCCGCCTCGTGGTCGATCCTGTGCATGCTCACGGGCGCGGTGACCGGGTTCGCGCAGATGTTCATCGTCCGCGCCCTGTTCGGCTTCGCCGAGGGGCCCATGAACTCGACCACGAACCGCACCATCACCACGTGGTTCCCCCGCGAGGAAACCGCCCGGACCATCGGCTTCACCTTCTCGGGCCAGACAGTCGGCAGCGCCATCGCGGCTCCGGTCGTCGGCCTGCTGGCGATCCAGTATGGCTGGCGGGTGGCGTTCGTGGCCATCGGCGCCGCCGGCCTGCTCTGGGTCGTGGCGTGGCGCCTGCTGATGACCGACCGGCCCCAGGACAACCCGCGGGTCGATCCCGAGGAGATCGCCCTCGTGGAGCGCAGCCGGGCCGTCACGCACCTCGCGCCCTCCGATCACGCCCGGTCGCTGAAGGAATACCTGTTCCTGCCGAGCACCCTGTCGCTGGGCCTCGGCATGTTCGCGGTGAACTACACCCTCTACATCTTCCTCTCGTGGCTCCCGAGCTACCTCACCGACGCCCTGCACATGCCGGTGAAGGAGATGGCGCTGGTCGCCTCGATCCCCTGGGCCTGCGGCTTCGTCGGCTATGTCGGCGGGGGCGTCATCGCCGATTTCGTCTACACCCGCATGGGCGACAAGCTCGCCGCGCGGAAGATCACCACCATCGTGCCGCTCGCCATCGCGGGCGTCGCCCTGATCGCCGTCAACGCCGCGACGAGCACGGCCATGGCGGTCTCGCTCATCGCGCTGGCCGTGCTGATGCTGACGAGCTCGGTGCAATCCTGCTGGGCGACGATCCACGAGCTGGTGCCCGAGGCGCGGGTCGGCGGCGTCAGCGGCTTCATCCACCTGCTGAGCAACATCTCGGGCATCATCGGGCCGACCGCCACGGGGCTGGCGGTGCAGTATCTCGGCGGCTACGCCAGCGCCTTCGTGATCGCCGCCCTGATCGCGGCGGCCGGCGTCGTCGCCATGGCGATCTTCGTGCGGCGGCCGCCCAACCCGGTGGAAGCCGGCCCCCTCGCCGCGGTCAAGCCCGTCTGA